A section of the Desulfomonile tiedjei genome encodes:
- a CDS encoding ABC transporter ATP-binding protein, with the protein MTVPSANPAESEFQLSVDGIFLRFGGVNVLANVSTGVRKGEIFAIIGPNGAGKTCLLNCINRFYQPSQGRIFFEGRDITRLKPYQIAGLGIARTFQNVELFKGMTVLDNIKLGRHVHLQTGLLSAGYYFGEARRTEMALRKEIEETIIDLLEIEHIRKKKVGTLPYGLQKRVELARALAMKPKLLLLDEPVTGMNLEETEDIARFILDIHDEWGVTIILIEHDMGVVMDISDRIAVLDFGIKIAEGEPPEIRHNELVIKAYLGEKDLAYSRLGA; encoded by the coding sequence ATGACAGTTCCTTCAGCCAATCCGGCAGAGAGCGAATTTCAGCTCTCCGTAGACGGAATTTTTCTCAGGTTCGGCGGAGTAAATGTCCTTGCGAATGTGAGCACAGGCGTTAGGAAAGGGGAGATCTTTGCCATCATAGGCCCTAACGGCGCGGGCAAAACGTGCCTGCTAAACTGCATCAATAGGTTCTATCAACCTAGCCAAGGGCGCATATTCTTTGAGGGCCGGGATATAACGCGCCTCAAGCCGTACCAGATTGCCGGCCTGGGGATTGCTCGAACCTTTCAAAACGTCGAGCTGTTCAAGGGTATGACTGTCCTGGACAACATTAAGCTCGGTCGTCACGTTCACCTGCAAACCGGGCTGTTGTCCGCGGGGTATTATTTCGGCGAGGCAAGGCGCACGGAAATGGCGCTTCGCAAGGAAATAGAAGAGACCATCATAGACCTCCTCGAAATAGAACACATTCGCAAGAAAAAAGTCGGGACCTTGCCTTACGGGCTGCAAAAGAGGGTTGAATTGGCTCGGGCCTTGGCAATGAAGCCAAAACTGCTTCTCCTGGACGAGCCTGTTACCGGCATGAACCTGGAAGAAACGGAAGACATAGCCAGATTCATATTGGACATACACGACGAGTGGGGCGTGACGATCATTCTTATAGAGCACGATATGGGCGTGGTGATGGACATTTCGGATCGCATCGCGGTCCTGGACTTCGGGATCAAGATAGCCGAGGGCGAGCCTCCCGAAATAAGACACAATGAGCTGGTCATCAAGGCATATCTTGGCGAGAAAGACCTGGCGTACTCAAGGCTGGGAGCGTAA
- a CDS encoding AMP-binding protein yields the protein MTQTLPHLLMENAKKFGPEKVALREKEFGIWQSVSWQQYFDNVRDLALGLLALGCQPGDKLAILGDNRPQWVYSELAIQSLGGAALGIFPDSHLDQVKYIIDHSDAVFLIVEDQEQTDKFLQIKEACPKIKHVIVDDMKGMRYYDDPLLVPFTRVQQMGRDLAAAEPGLFEQTLSRVTEGTVAVLAYTSGTTGLPKGAMLTHRNMIKMAVNYDEIDPTYVTDNHVSFLPLAWVGEQMTGVSWHLYKGFTVNFPEKVETVAENIREIGPQLLFAPPRFWEKMCSDIQVKIQDAAWIKRFLYNRCMPMGYKMAELRLANKEPGALASLLSWTCYYLVFRSLKNYLGLKNLRNVYTGGAALGPEIFNLFQALGVNIKQIYGQTETAGISVAHRNKDIKLDTVGKPIPEMEIKISDTGEILTRGPTVFAGYYKNDEATRKTLIDGWLHSGDQGILDEDGHLLVIDRMKDVMKLSDGTKFSPQLIENKLKFSMYISEAVVVGKERPFVAALVNMDMNNVGKWAENNKITYTTYTDLSQKEQVYDLIAEEIAEMNKSLPKAAQVRRFVMLHKELDADDDEMTRTRKVRRSFVEQRYAQLIQALYGDQEVLDVATDIRYRDGKEFRMQTSVRIKEVP from the coding sequence ATGACTCAAACGCTCCCACATTTGTTGATGGAAAACGCCAAGAAGTTCGGCCCGGAGAAGGTCGCTCTCCGGGAGAAAGAATTCGGCATCTGGCAATCCGTGAGTTGGCAACAATATTTCGACAATGTGCGGGACCTTGCTCTGGGGCTCCTGGCCCTCGGCTGTCAGCCGGGTGACAAGCTTGCCATCCTTGGCGACAATCGGCCTCAATGGGTCTACTCCGAGCTTGCCATCCAGTCGCTCGGCGGCGCGGCCCTTGGCATTTTTCCCGACAGCCACCTAGATCAGGTGAAGTACATTATCGACCATTCCGACGCCGTGTTTCTCATAGTGGAAGACCAGGAGCAGACGGACAAGTTCTTACAGATCAAGGAAGCGTGCCCCAAGATCAAGCATGTGATCGTGGACGATATGAAAGGGATGAGATATTACGACGATCCACTGCTTGTCCCCTTTACCAGAGTCCAACAAATGGGTCGTGATCTGGCGGCGGCTGAACCGGGCCTTTTCGAGCAGACCCTCAGCCGGGTTACGGAAGGCACGGTGGCTGTCCTGGCCTACACCTCGGGGACTACCGGGCTTCCCAAGGGGGCCATGCTGACCCATCGGAACATGATAAAGATGGCCGTCAATTATGATGAAATTGATCCGACATACGTCACGGACAATCATGTGTCATTCCTCCCCCTGGCATGGGTAGGGGAACAGATGACGGGTGTTTCGTGGCATCTTTACAAGGGATTCACTGTAAATTTCCCCGAGAAAGTCGAAACCGTCGCGGAAAATATCCGTGAAATTGGCCCGCAGCTTCTGTTTGCTCCACCCAGGTTCTGGGAAAAGATGTGCTCCGACATCCAGGTCAAGATCCAGGACGCGGCGTGGATAAAGAGGTTCTTGTACAACAGATGTATGCCGATGGGATACAAAATGGCGGAGCTGAGGCTGGCAAACAAGGAGCCTGGTGCTTTGGCTTCGCTTCTTTCCTGGACTTGCTATTACTTGGTCTTTCGCTCCCTGAAGAATTACCTCGGACTAAAGAACCTGCGGAACGTCTACACTGGCGGGGCCGCTCTGGGACCGGAGATTTTCAACCTTTTTCAAGCGCTTGGGGTCAACATTAAGCAGATCTACGGCCAGACCGAAACAGCGGGGATCTCCGTTGCCCACAGGAACAAGGATATCAAGCTCGACACCGTAGGAAAGCCGATTCCTGAAATGGAGATTAAGATCTCGGACACTGGAGAAATCCTTACACGTGGTCCCACGGTCTTTGCAGGCTATTACAAGAACGACGAGGCCACACGCAAGACCCTCATTGACGGTTGGCTCCACTCCGGCGATCAAGGGATCCTCGACGAGGACGGCCATCTGTTGGTCATCGACCGCATGAAAGATGTCATGAAACTTTCCGATGGCACCAAGTTTTCGCCTCAGCTCATCGAGAACAAGCTCAAGTTCAGTATGTACATCTCTGAAGCGGTTGTTGTGGGAAAAGAGCGTCCGTTTGTCGCGGCCTTGGTGAACATGGACATGAACAATGTAGGTAAGTGGGCTGAAAACAACAAGATCACTTATACGACGTACACGGACCTATCTCAGAAGGAGCAGGTCTATGACCTGATCGCTGAGGAAATCGCGGAAATGAACAAATCGCTGCCAAAAGCTGCGCAGGTCCGAAGATTCGTGATGCTCCACAAAGAACTGGATGCTGACGACGACGAAATGACCAGAACGCGAAAGGTCAGGAGGTCCTTCGTGGAACAGCGATACGCCCAGCTTATCCAGGCCCTGTACGGAGATCAAGAGGTGCTGGACGTGGCTACGGATATCCGATACCGCGACGGCAAGGAATTCAGAATGCAAACCTCGGTCCGCATCAAAGAGGTGCCGTAG
- a CDS encoding ABC transporter substrate-binding protein: MRGKVFGIAALLILTLALIGSTAFAQEEIKVGAVQPITGRFAFAGGQINAGLEDALMMANEDGGINGKKIKYIMEDGQYQLDVATAAFKRIMSRDNPLIMYGESTGLGKAMAPEIKDRFKILYSSTSFSSELADFAANPYIFVPGPTYSDMIGILLQYIAKEKPGAKVAFFYSDTEFGKDPIPYGRQKCKDLKLDLVAEGVAQVGAVDVTSQVLVLKQKDPDYVIFQGFVVDPVQTVIKQCRDFGMKCKFMGTFWGASKMIVDNLGPLAEGYMAVNPYMYWWNDDVPMIKKIKAYTAKVHPKVTYRDNSYMQGFMTGLLFVECLKRADKAGQLNGEGLVKALQSLKDFDSGGLSAPFTIKNNKFPVARVWKVNVEKKILEPASDWMTLE, from the coding sequence ATGAGAGGAAAAGTTTTTGGAATTGCGGCCCTTCTGATTCTTACCTTGGCGCTCATTGGTTCGACGGCCTTTGCACAGGAAGAGATCAAGGTCGGAGCTGTTCAGCCTATTACCGGCCGCTTCGCCTTTGCCGGCGGTCAAATCAATGCCGGACTGGAAGACGCGCTGATGATGGCTAACGAAGATGGAGGAATCAACGGTAAGAAAATCAAGTACATAATGGAAGACGGGCAATACCAGTTGGATGTGGCGACCGCGGCTTTCAAAAGGATTATGTCCAGAGACAATCCTCTGATCATGTACGGAGAGAGCACCGGACTGGGCAAGGCCATGGCTCCGGAGATAAAGGATCGATTCAAGATTCTTTACAGCTCCACCTCTTTTTCCAGCGAACTGGCGGATTTCGCCGCGAACCCGTACATATTCGTTCCCGGCCCTACTTACAGTGACATGATTGGGATTCTGCTCCAGTACATCGCTAAAGAAAAGCCCGGAGCAAAAGTCGCGTTTTTCTACAGTGACACCGAGTTCGGCAAAGACCCCATCCCATATGGCCGCCAGAAGTGCAAAGACCTGAAGCTCGATCTGGTGGCTGAAGGCGTAGCACAGGTGGGTGCAGTGGACGTGACCTCGCAGGTGCTGGTCCTGAAGCAGAAAGACCCCGACTATGTCATCTTTCAGGGATTTGTCGTGGACCCTGTGCAAACCGTCATCAAGCAGTGCCGTGATTTCGGGATGAAATGCAAGTTCATGGGAACGTTCTGGGGCGCGTCCAAGATGATCGTGGACAACCTCGGCCCGCTGGCTGAAGGTTACATGGCGGTTAATCCCTACATGTATTGGTGGAACGATGACGTGCCGATGATCAAAAAGATCAAGGCCTATACCGCGAAGGTGCATCCTAAAGTTACGTATAGGGACAATTCCTATATGCAGGGGTTCATGACCGGCCTGCTCTTTGTCGAGTGTCTTAAGAGGGCCGACAAGGCCGGGCAACTCAACGGAGAAGGCCTGGTCAAGGCCCTGCAATCGCTGAAGGACTTTGACAGCGGCGGGTTGTCCGCTCCTTTCACCATAAAAAACAACAAGTTTCCTGTCGCGCGGGTTTGGAAGGTTAATGTGGAGAAAAAGATCCTCGAACCTGCATCCGACTGGATGACGCTGGAATGA
- a CDS encoding transposase, which yields MKYDPDNHRRHSIRLKDYDYSTAGAYFVTICAHNRECILGKIVRGEVRLNEPGLMIRNIWEQLDQRFPKMKIDTYVIMLSHVHGIVWLVGTPLVGAPDRRNGRATTRVAPTLGDVVGAFKSITTGQYILGAKMLGWVPLSGRLWQRNYYEHVIRNENALNAIREYIKANPSQWQEDPENPDVIGQPFPSFPG from the coding sequence ATGAAATATGATCCGGACAACCACCGCAGGCATTCGATTCGTCTAAAGGATTACGATTATTCGACGGCCGGGGCGTATTTTGTTACGATTTGCGCCCATAACAGGGAATGCATTCTCGGGAAGATCGTGCGCGGAGAGGTGCGATTGAACGAGCCAGGCCTTATGATTAGGAACATATGGGAACAACTGGATCAAAGATTCCCTAAGATGAAGATAGACACCTACGTGATCATGCTTAGCCACGTTCATGGCATCGTTTGGTTGGTAGGGACGCCCCTTGTGGGTGCCCCAGATCGTCGGAATGGGAGGGCAACCACGAGGGTTGCCCCTACGTTGGGCGACGTCGTAGGGGCATTCAAATCAATTACGACGGGCCAGTACATACTGGGGGCGAAAATGCTGGGATGGGTGCCGCTATCGGGTCGCCTGTGGCAACGCAACTATTACGAACACGTCATCCGTAACGAAAATGCCCTGAACGCGATTCGCGAATATATCAAGGCAAATCCGTCGCAATGGCAGGAGGACCCTGAAAATCCGGATGTCATTGGGCAACCCTTTCCCTCGTTTCCAGGCTGA
- a CDS encoding branched-chain amino acid ABC transporter permease, whose product MRCGDFKESYLEDERIFQTWFVKFWLGLLLISLLTLPLIASSYVLYVANIIGFAIIAAVGLNLLTGFTGQISLGHAAFVGVGGYATAILITRWGVPFWVALPAAGLISAAVGMFIGVPSLRVKGLYLVIATLAAQFILEYIFVHWESMTRGIRGINVPPPHIGGFVFDTEKSFYYITLALVLLGLGFARNLVRTKWGRAFVAIRDRDLAAEIMGINLFRYKLTAFALSSFYAGIAGGLWVSFMKVVTPEHFPFSLSIQYLAMVIVGGLGSVLGSIFGAVFMTLVPELLNVLTGYAKAVSPSLGPLFIPMKDVIFGALIVSFLIFEPHGLAEIWHRIKNSFTLWPFSY is encoded by the coding sequence ATGCGCTGCGGTGATTTCAAAGAATCATATCTGGAAGATGAAAGGATTTTTCAGACGTGGTTCGTCAAGTTCTGGCTGGGCCTCTTGTTAATTTCTCTTTTGACCCTCCCTTTGATTGCCAGCTCGTACGTATTGTACGTGGCCAATATCATAGGCTTCGCCATCATTGCCGCGGTGGGCTTGAACCTGCTCACGGGTTTCACGGGCCAGATTTCTCTTGGTCACGCGGCTTTCGTGGGAGTTGGCGGTTATGCAACTGCAATCCTCATAACTCGCTGGGGTGTTCCTTTTTGGGTGGCCCTACCGGCCGCGGGGCTGATTTCCGCTGCCGTTGGAATGTTTATCGGGGTCCCATCCCTGAGAGTAAAAGGACTTTACCTAGTCATAGCGACCCTAGCGGCCCAATTTATCCTCGAGTATATCTTTGTCCATTGGGAATCCATGACGCGAGGGATTCGTGGCATCAATGTCCCGCCGCCTCATATAGGCGGTTTCGTCTTCGACACGGAAAAGAGTTTCTATTACATCACCTTGGCGCTTGTACTGTTGGGCCTGGGTTTTGCCAGAAATCTGGTTCGAACCAAATGGGGCAGAGCTTTTGTAGCCATAAGAGATAGAGATCTGGCCGCCGAGATCATGGGCATCAACCTTTTTCGTTACAAGCTCACGGCGTTTGCTTTGAGTTCCTTTTACGCGGGAATTGCAGGAGGGCTATGGGTGAGTTTCATGAAGGTCGTCACCCCGGAGCATTTTCCTTTTTCCCTGTCAATTCAATACCTGGCTATGGTCATTGTGGGCGGTCTCGGAAGCGTTCTCGGGTCGATCTTCGGCGCGGTTTTTATGACTTTGGTTCCGGAGCTTCTGAACGTCCTTACGGGGTACGCGAAGGCTGTTTCTCCCTCTTTGGGGCCGCTGTTCATCCCCATGAAGGACGTGATTTTCGGCGCGCTGATAGTGTCTTTCCTGATTTTCGAACCACACGGGCTTGCGGAGATATGGCACCGAATAAAGAATTCCTTCACGCTTTGGCCGTTCTCGTACTGA
- a CDS encoding branched-chain amino acid ABC transporter permease, whose translation MDMIPQIIVSGLAAGGVYGLIALGFVLIYKATSILNLATGEFMTLGAFVCLSVMTQISAPFYVALLVTVVFASLLGLVIERVILRPLIGEPIIAVIMVTIGLASILKGLTHIIWSPEYRSFPPIFPPQPLFLGFAIVPSGLLWGFIFAILGTVIFTVIFRYTRTGLAMRATAANQQAALSMGISVKRVFALSWIFAAITAAVGGIIIGNISGISIHLGHIGLKVLAVIILGGLDSIGGAILGGFIIGILENFAGVYLDAFFGGGIKEVVPFVVLVIILMIRPYGMFGKPTIERV comes from the coding sequence ATGGACATGATTCCTCAGATCATAGTAAGCGGGCTTGCCGCGGGCGGGGTCTATGGTCTGATCGCCTTGGGATTCGTCCTGATTTACAAGGCCACGAGTATCCTCAACCTTGCTACGGGAGAATTCATGACACTTGGCGCGTTTGTGTGTCTGAGTGTCATGACTCAAATTTCCGCGCCATTTTATGTGGCCTTATTGGTCACTGTCGTTTTCGCTAGCTTGCTGGGACTCGTTATCGAACGGGTCATTCTGCGCCCGCTGATCGGCGAGCCCATTATCGCTGTAATCATGGTCACCATTGGGCTTGCCAGCATACTCAAAGGGCTTACTCACATTATATGGTCCCCTGAGTACCGTTCATTCCCTCCAATTTTTCCACCGCAACCGCTTTTCCTGGGATTCGCGATCGTCCCTTCGGGACTGCTTTGGGGGTTCATTTTCGCCATTCTCGGCACGGTAATTTTTACAGTGATTTTCCGATACACACGAACGGGCCTGGCCATGCGTGCCACCGCTGCCAATCAGCAAGCGGCTCTGTCCATGGGGATCAGCGTAAAGCGCGTGTTTGCTTTATCGTGGATCTTCGCGGCCATAACCGCGGCCGTCGGCGGCATTATCATCGGGAACATAAGCGGGATAAGCATTCACCTTGGACACATCGGTCTCAAGGTGCTGGCGGTAATCATATTGGGTGGCTTGGACAGCATTGGAGGGGCCATTCTCGGCGGATTCATCATCGGAATACTGGAGAACTTCGCCGGTGTGTACCTTGACGCGTTTTTTGGCGGCGGGATCAAGGAAGTTGTTCCATTCGTTGTCTTGGTGATAATCCTCATGATTCGGCCGTATGGCATGTTCGGGAAACCTACCATTGAGCGGGTTTGA
- a CDS encoding radical SAM protein codes for MESSPIKFRNIKGAGVLAPYAKLFFRALNLMLKPENRAIRRSKGVSPVDALFNFVKLSFLQTTVLRYRRMVRFNNQIILDGNFPPVPSRAFDKRITNYINNLDLTELPSGIVSMSTTNCCPYSCAFCSTNARKNTENDLDEELLKKTIKQLEGLGVPTIILHGGEPMFRYDRFLRLVKHVSDTTCLWMFTTGYGVTPEKALELKQNGLFGAWVSLDHYEPSVHNRMRGHPEAFDNACRAVESFKQAGVYTCLSLVPPPDFLETENFKKYYDLAKDLGVAEIRVMEVKPTGRACRGVIPHSPILEQLQKDLHRDPAYRNYPPLSGLSTWLEKDPALGCQCRFEYLFVTSTGEVQPCEATEISFGNIQDEDFLEIYKRACKAFPKPATGCIPMVMYPEVREFQKVKPDLSSPEKSKISTEIMAGFQAKGAIPGAYKHLWSMYERRLEAYRKRTAQTKNYPQI; via the coding sequence ATGGAATCTTCTCCAATTAAGTTCAGAAACATTAAGGGCGCGGGTGTCTTGGCGCCTTACGCAAAGCTCTTTTTCCGAGCGCTCAATCTGATGCTCAAACCCGAGAATAGGGCGATCCGCAGATCTAAAGGCGTGAGCCCGGTAGACGCCCTGTTCAATTTCGTCAAGTTATCATTCCTGCAAACTACGGTGCTCAGATATAGGCGCATGGTGCGGTTCAACAACCAAATTATCCTGGACGGCAATTTCCCGCCTGTTCCATCACGTGCGTTTGATAAGCGAATCACCAATTACATCAACAACCTGGACTTGACTGAACTTCCCTCCGGGATTGTTTCCATGTCCACCACGAACTGCTGCCCTTACTCGTGCGCTTTCTGCTCTACCAACGCTCGCAAGAACACCGAAAACGACCTCGATGAAGAACTGCTCAAGAAAACCATAAAGCAGCTTGAAGGACTCGGAGTGCCTACGATCATCCTGCACGGCGGGGAGCCGATGTTCCGGTACGATCGGTTCCTCCGGCTGGTTAAGCACGTCAGCGATACGACCTGCTTGTGGATGTTCACCACAGGGTACGGCGTCACCCCGGAAAAGGCGCTGGAGCTTAAACAGAACGGGCTTTTCGGCGCGTGGGTGAGCCTGGATCATTACGAACCCTCGGTTCACAACCGGATGAGAGGACATCCTGAGGCGTTCGACAATGCCTGCCGGGCCGTGGAATCTTTCAAGCAGGCTGGTGTTTACACATGTCTGTCACTAGTGCCGCCGCCCGATTTCTTGGAGACTGAGAATTTCAAGAAATACTATGACCTCGCCAAAGATCTGGGCGTCGCGGAGATCAGGGTAATGGAAGTGAAGCCTACAGGACGGGCGTGTCGCGGGGTCATACCGCATAGCCCGATACTTGAACAGCTTCAGAAGGACCTGCACAGAGACCCGGCTTATCGGAATTACCCGCCTTTGAGCGGACTTTCCACATGGCTTGAAAAAGATCCTGCGCTTGGCTGCCAATGCCGCTTTGAATACCTGTTCGTCACCTCAACCGGAGAAGTCCAGCCTTGCGAAGCCACCGAGATTTCTTTTGGCAACATACAAGATGAGGATTTCTTGGAAATATACAAACGAGCTTGCAAGGCTTTCCCCAAACCTGCGACAGGCTGCATTCCCATGGTGATGTATCCCGAGGTGCGGGAATTCCAGAAAGTGAAGCCCGATTTGTCTTCCCCTGAGAAATCCAAAATTTCTACGGAAATCATGGCGGGGTTCCAGGCCAAGGGAGCGATTCCGGGAGCTTACAAGCACCTTTGGTCCATGTACGAGCGCAGACTCGAAGCTTATCGGAAGCGAACGGCACAGACCAAGAATTACCCGCAGATTTAG
- a CDS encoding VWA domain-containing protein: MKLNGVSSETIPESSLAGAVISFGRMLKEAGFAVSTPSVMDALEGILRVGPGDLQAFKTALKATFMTRIEESAAFERLFNEFWIQGMAGKAEQDLANSELGGDDSPPDGETSEEGPFPAEAVLSASQEQEAWGAQAHVMYSPREILREHDFKDVPAGYDERMARIIREILAPLFRRVGVRKRAVPYGTSLDFRKLMRRNVRYGGEIVELPRLKPRRRIRRLVFLCDVSGSMNPYLRFMLRFIKEIQQVPSRVETFVFATRLHRITPFLSRLPFAAALQEVSDIVKDWSGGTRIGSCLHEFNAFRGGGMLGSSTVLLIHSDGWDRGDIALLESQMARIHRRVYRILWINPLLGGPSYEPTCRGMQAALPYIDSFIPGHNIAGLERLAGTLRGIL; encoded by the coding sequence ATGAAACTTAATGGCGTGTCATCGGAGACCATTCCTGAATCCTCGCTGGCAGGTGCTGTGATTTCTTTCGGCCGAATGCTGAAAGAGGCCGGGTTCGCCGTGTCGACTCCTTCGGTAATGGATGCTCTGGAGGGGATTTTACGCGTGGGGCCGGGAGATCTTCAGGCGTTCAAAACCGCGCTGAAAGCCACCTTTATGACCAGAATCGAGGAATCCGCAGCCTTTGAACGGCTCTTCAACGAGTTCTGGATTCAAGGCATGGCGGGAAAGGCTGAACAAGACCTCGCGAATTCGGAACTCGGAGGTGATGATTCCCCACCTGACGGAGAGACCTCCGAGGAAGGGCCATTTCCAGCGGAGGCCGTGCTGTCGGCCTCTCAAGAGCAGGAAGCCTGGGGTGCTCAGGCCCACGTGATGTATTCCCCTCGTGAAATCCTCAGAGAGCACGACTTCAAAGACGTTCCAGCGGGGTATGACGAAAGGATGGCACGCATCATACGCGAGATCCTTGCGCCTCTATTCCGGCGGGTTGGTGTCAGGAAACGGGCTGTTCCATATGGGACTTCTCTTGATTTCAGAAAGCTGATGCGCCGGAATGTGCGATACGGCGGTGAAATTGTAGAATTGCCTCGCCTCAAGCCGCGGCGCCGGATCAGGAGGCTGGTTTTCCTTTGTGACGTGAGCGGCTCAATGAATCCATACCTCAGATTCATGCTCCGTTTCATAAAAGAAATCCAGCAGGTTCCGTCTCGTGTGGAGACCTTTGTCTTTGCGACTCGGTTGCACCGGATCACGCCTTTCCTTTCGCGGCTGCCTTTTGCCGCCGCGCTGCAAGAGGTCTCGGACATTGTCAAAGACTGGTCCGGCGGCACTCGCATCGGGTCTTGTCTGCACGAATTCAATGCCTTTCGAGGCGGAGGGATGCTCGGGTCGTCCACTGTGCTGCTCATACATTCCGATGGATGGGACCGAGGGGACATCGCTCTGCTGGAAAGCCAAATGGCGCGTATTCATCGACGAGTGTATCGAATACTTTGGATTAACCCGCTGCTCGGCGGTCCTTCTTACGAGCCAACCTGCCGAGGCATGCAAGCCGCTCTGCCGTATATCGACTCTTTCATCCCGGGACATAACATAGCGGGCCTGGAAAGACTCGCCGGCACCCTCAGAGGCATTTTGTGA
- a CDS encoding MoxR family ATPase produces the protein MFDSIESVEKSLLREKYIPDRSLATVLYLAWSLKKPLFLEGEPGVGKTETAAVMAKALNTNLIRLQCYEGLDANHALYEWNYPRQILAIKLGEECGTERELIGRTIFTEEFLIKRPLLEAILSAREREPVLLIDEIDRSDEEFEALLLEVLSDFQISIPEIGTLKAVRRPMVILTSNRTRDIHDALKRRCLYHWIDYPTLEKEREIIAARIAGISEDLARQVALFMKRLREEDLVKRPGVAETLDWASALLALEKQYLDEKTVEDTLGCILKYREDMVRFQDLWQRADFRDALLMDVMEKMC, from the coding sequence ATGTTCGATTCTATAGAATCTGTTGAAAAGAGCCTGCTGAGAGAAAAGTACATCCCGGATCGCTCGCTCGCGACGGTGCTTTATCTTGCGTGGTCTCTGAAGAAGCCCCTCTTCCTCGAAGGGGAACCGGGTGTCGGCAAGACCGAAACCGCTGCGGTCATGGCCAAAGCGTTAAACACGAATCTTATCCGCTTGCAGTGTTACGAAGGCCTTGACGCGAATCACGCACTATACGAATGGAATTATCCTCGACAGATACTCGCGATCAAACTTGGAGAAGAATGCGGAACAGAGCGCGAATTGATCGGCCGCACGATCTTCACCGAGGAGTTCCTCATCAAGCGGCCCCTCCTCGAAGCTATCCTTTCTGCACGTGAAAGGGAGCCGGTGCTGTTGATCGACGAGATAGATCGGTCTGACGAGGAGTTCGAAGCTTTGCTCCTCGAAGTCCTGTCCGATTTCCAGATCTCGATACCCGAGATCGGAACGCTCAAGGCCGTGCGCCGTCCAATGGTCATACTGACCTCGAATCGGACCCGTGACATTCACGACGCTCTAAAGCGCCGATGCCTGTATCATTGGATAGACTACCCTACCCTGGAAAAGGAAAGAGAAATCATAGCCGCTCGCATTGCGGGTATTTCCGAAGATCTTGCCCGGCAGGTGGCCCTGTTCATGAAGCGACTACGGGAGGAAGACCTTGTAAAAAGGCCCGGTGTGGCCGAGACCCTCGATTGGGCGTCAGCACTGCTCGCACTGGAGAAGCAATACCTGGATGAGAAGACCGTGGAAGATACCCTCGGCTGCATCCTGAAATATAGAGAAGATATGGTGCGTTTTCAGGACCTCTGGCAACGCGCGGATTTCCGGGACGCCCTTTTGATGGACGTCATGGAAAAGATGTGCTGA
- a CDS encoding nucleotidyltransferase family protein yields MTKPQVYIPKDRIEAFCKKWRVKELSLFGSVLRGDFRPDSDVDVLVELQPGHGLTLYDWLDMIDELKDIFGRNVDLVAKKGLKNPIRRKEILRTAEVICAA; encoded by the coding sequence ATGACCAAGCCCCAAGTCTATATCCCCAAGGACCGTATAGAGGCCTTCTGCAAAAAGTGGAGGGTCAAGGAGTTATCGTTGTTCGGGTCTGTCCTTCGCGGGGACTTTCGTCCCGACAGCGACGTGGATGTTCTGGTGGAGTTGCAGCCCGGGCACGGCCTTACGCTCTACGACTGGTTGGATATGATCGACGAGCTGAAAGACATCTTCGGACGAAATGTGGACTTGGTCGCCAAGAAAGGGCTCAAGAATCCTATCCGCCGCAAGGAAATCCTTCGAACCGCGGAGGTGATCTGTGCAGCCTGA